The Verrucomicrobiota bacterium genome segment GGTGGATCCGCAAGCGCTGGCCCGCGGAGAAGTGGCTCGGGCTCTGCCGGCACCTGCTCACGCGCGTGGACCAGCTCGTGATCAGCGCCGGGCCGGACCCGGAGGAAATCAACCAGGCGGCGAAAATCGCCGCGCCGTTCGAGTCGCGGGTGTTCGTCACCGGCGGGCAGCTTACGTGGGCGCAACTGGCGGGACTGCTCTTCGATGCGAGGCTGTTCGTCGGCGTGGACACCGCCGCGATGCATCTTGCCGCCGCGTGCCAGTGCCCGACAGTCGCGATTTGGGGGCCATCCAGCGTCGAGCAATGGTCGCCGTGGCAGGTGAGGCACCGGCTCGTGGAATCACCCGATGATGCCGGGGCCGGGCCCGAGCGAAAGTTTGCGAAGCACGTCGACGAACCTGCCGTTGCGCGGGCGTGCGACGAATTGCTGGGCGGCTCCCCGTGAGTTGAGCCCGCCGAGTTTGGAGTTGTTTCACCCGGCGCGCTGGGCTTTAACAGTCGCCAACAACGCAACGCACGAACCGGATGTCCACGCCCCCAAAGAGCTTCAACGTCGCCGTCGTCGGCTGCGGTTACTGGGGCCCGAACCTCATCCGCAACTTCGCCGACCATCCGCGCAGCACGCTGCGGTGGCTCGTGGACCTCGATCCGAAGCGCCTCGCGCTCTTCACCGGGCGGCATCCGCAGGCGCGCGCGACGACGAGCCTCGACGAGGCGCTCGCCGATCCGGAGTTGCAGGCGGTCGCGATCGCGACGCCGGTAAGCACGCATTTCCCGCTCGCGAAAAAGTGCCTCGAAGCGGGCAAGCACGTGCTGCTGGAGAAGCCGATGGCGACAACCGTGGCGCATTGCGACGAGTTGCTCGCGCTGGCGGGGCGCCGCGGAGTCACGCTGATGTGCGATCACACGTTCGTCTACACGGCGGCCGTGCGGAAGATGCGCGCGCTGGTCGAGTCCGGCGAACTCGGCGACATCCATTACTTCGACTCGGTGCGGGTGAACCTTGGCCTCTTCCAGCAGGATGTAAACGTCATCTGGGACCTTGCGCCGCACGACTTGAGCATCATGGATTACGTGCTCGACAAGAAGCCCGTGCAAGTCGCGGCGCACGGCGCGTGCCATGTTGCGGGCAGCCGCATCGAGAACATCGCCTACCTCACGCTTCGCTTCGCGGACGAGACGCTCGCGCACTTCCACGTGAACTGGCTTGCGCCCGCGAAGATCCGCCGCATCCTCGTCGGCGGCAGCCGCAAGATGCTCGTGTATGACGACCTGAGCCCGGATGAAAAAATCAAGATTTACGACAAGGGCCTGCTCTTGAAGGAAGGCGCGGCCGCCGACACGCGGCAGATGCTCGCAGGCTACCGCATCGGGGACGTTCACGTGCCGCACCTCGACACCACGGAGGCACTCAAGCGGGAGACCGATCATTTCCTCGACTGCATCGCCACGGGACGGCGCCCCGAGACGGACGGCGAGGCAGGCAAACGCGTCGTAAAAATCCTTGTCGCCGCACAGGAAAGCCTCGCGCGGCACGGGGCGCTCGTGGACTTATGAGCCTTCAAAAGATCGCCCCCGACGTGAAACTCGGCGCGGACGTCGTCCTCCGCGACTTCGTGAACCTCTACGGCTGCACCATCGGCGACCGCACCCGGGTTGGCGCGTTTGTCGAGATTCAGAAGGGCGTCGTCATCGGCGTCGACTGCAAGATTTCGAGTCACACGTTCATCTGCGAGGGCGTGACGATCGAAGACCGCGTTTTCATCGGGCACAACGTCTCCTTCATCAACGACCGCTATCCGCGCGCGACCAATCCGGACGGCTCGCTTCAAACCGGGGCCGACTGGACCGTCGAGCCGACGCTCGTCAGGAAGGGCGCGTCCATCGGGACGGGCGCGACGGTGCTTTGCGGCGTGACCATCGGCGAGGGCGCCATCGTGGGCGCGGGAAGCGTGGTCACGAAGGACATCCCCGCGGGTGCGATCGTCGCGGGCAACCCGGCGCGGCCGATGAAGCGCAAGATCAGCGTCGTCTCCTCATGAACCTCGCGGGCCACAAGGTCCTCGTCACGGGCGGGGCGGGCTTCATCGGCTCGCACCTTGTCGAACTGCTGCTCGCCCGCGGCTGCGAGGTCGCCGTGCTCGACAACTTCCGCAACGGCCGGCGCGAGAACCTCGCCGCCGTCGCCGACTCGCCCGCGCTGCGCGTGTTTCACGGTGACGTCACGGACTCGACCTCCTGCCTGCGCGCGTGCCGCGGGATGGATTTCATCTTCCATCTCGCATGCCTCGGCGTGCGGCACTCGCTCCACAACCCGCTCGAAAACCACCAGGTCAACGCGCTGGGCACGCTGCACATGCTCGAGGCCGCGGCGGCGGTCGGCATCGCGCGCTTCGTTTACGTCTCCTCCTCCGAGGTCTACGGCCGCGCCGCGGATTTCCCGATTCGCGAGACGACC includes the following:
- a CDS encoding N-acetyltransferase, yielding MSLQKIAPDVKLGADVVLRDFVNLYGCTIGDRTRVGAFVEIQKGVVIGVDCKISSHTFICEGVTIEDRVFIGHNVSFINDRYPRATNPDGSLQTGADWTVEPTLVRKGASIGTGATVLCGVTIGEGAIVGAGSVVTKDIPAGAIVAGNPARPMKRKISVVSS
- a CDS encoding Gfo/Idh/MocA family oxidoreductase — protein: MSTPPKSFNVAVVGCGYWGPNLIRNFADHPRSTLRWLVDLDPKRLALFTGRHPQARATTSLDEALADPELQAVAIATPVSTHFPLAKKCLEAGKHVLLEKPMATTVAHCDELLALAGRRGVTLMCDHTFVYTAAVRKMRALVESGELGDIHYFDSVRVNLGLFQQDVNVIWDLAPHDLSIMDYVLDKKPVQVAAHGACHVAGSRIENIAYLTLRFADETLAHFHVNWLAPAKIRRILVGGSRKMLVYDDLSPDEKIKIYDKGLLLKEGAAADTRQMLAGYRIGDVHVPHLDTTEALKRETDHFLDCIATGRRPETDGEAGKRVVKILVAAQESLARHGALVDL